The bacterium genomic sequence TTGTCTAAAATGAAAATCTATAAGGGTCCTCACATTTTTATCAGCAACAAATATAATACTCCCCCCGTTCCCTCCATCACCACCTGCGGGACCACCTTTAGGAACATTTTTTTCTCTTCTAAAAGCAATACAACCGTCGCCTCCAGTACCAGATTTTATCCATATACGGGCTTCATCAAAAAATTTAGGCATTTATCTTTTCCTTTCTTGTAATTTTATCCCCAAAACTTCTTTGCTCTCCTAATAATTTCTTCAGCAGCAATACTTGGTATTCCAATCTCTTTAAGTTTATCTAAATCAGTCTTTACCAGAGAAGTTATATCAGGGAAGGCTTGTTTGATTCTCTCCTTTCTGGTTTCTCCTATACCAGAAATATCGTCAAGAAAAAAAACTTTTACATTCTTTACCCTCAATCTTCTATGGTAAGATAAAGCAAACCTGTGTGCCTCATTTCTAACTCGCTCTAACAGGTGCCTTTCAGGAGAATCGTCAGGTAATATTATTGGTTCTTTATTTAATTGAGTATATATATTTTCATTCTCTTCTGCCAAAGATATAATAGGTATCTCTAATTTAAGTTTTCTTAAAACTTGTGTAGCTACATTAAGATGACCCTTGCCACCATCTATTAAAATTAAATCTGGTACCTGTATATCCTTTTCGGACAAAAATCTTCGTTCCAAAACCTCTTCTATCATTCTATAATCGTCAATATTTTTATTAAAACAGAGCTTATATTTTCTATACCCTGACTTGTCAGAAAACCCTCCCTTAAACACTACTTTTGCAGCAGTTGCAAATGTTCCTGTTATATTTGAAACATCAAACCCTTCAATAATATAAGGAATTTTTTTTAAATTCAAAGTCTTTGTAAGTTTTTCAAGAACATTGGTTTCTCCATAAGATAAAAGTTCTTTTTCACTTCTAAGAGGAAACTTGCTTTTCATCCTATCAAGAAGAAAAAGTCGTTTTTTTATCTCGTTTGCCTCTTCAAAATCGAGCCTACCAACCGCATCATCAAGCCATTTTTTTAAAAGGTTCTCAAAATTCTTATAATCGCCTTCAAAGAAAGCTTTTATCCCTAAGATAAGCCAGCTATACTCATCTTTTGATATTTTCCTCTCACAAGGGCCAGAACATTTTTTTATATGGTATTGAGTACAAACCTTTGAGGAAGATTTTTCTATATCTTTATTACAATTTCTTATAGGATAATATATTCTTATAAACCGAACTATCTCTCTTAAGAGTTTTGCATCAGTAAAAGGACCATAATATACCGATTTATCATCTCTTTCTATCTCCCTAACAACTGAAATAGAAGGATAATCTCCTGCTGAAAGTTTTACGAGAGGGTAACTTTTGCCATCTTTAAGGTCAACATTATATTTCGGCTGATACTTTTTTATAAGTTGGTTTTCAAGAATCAGTGCTTCTGCTTCAGAGGCTACCGGTATAACCTCAAAATCTTTTATATTTAAAGAAAGAATAAAAGTTTTTGAGTCTGCTTTCTTTCCGTAAAAATAAGAACTTACTCTACTCTTTAAAGAAGACGCTTTACCCACATATATTATCTCACCTTGCTGGTCTTTCATAAGATATACGCCCGGTATATCTTTAAGATTCTTTAGTCTCTTCTTTAGAACTTGATTCATTATCTTTTACATCATCCTTCTTATCTGCTTTTTTTACTTCGTCAACATAATTGATTTGAAGTTCTGCTATAACTCCATTCAAAAAAGTTTTTTCCTCTTCTGTTATATTTCCTTCAGTCTTTTCCCTTAGCATTTCCAAAATATCTATTGTATGTTTAGCCAAATCAAGATTACGTTCAATTTCTCCAGATGCAGGATTAGCCACTTTTCCAAGAGATTGCCAACCCCATCCTGAAAAAAAAGTTATTACAAAAGTGAACAGACCTTCTTTCATAATTTCCCTCCTATTTTCTGTTATTCCTCCGATTCTCTTCTTTCTTTCACAAAAACTACCAGCAAACCCTTAAAGGCAAGGCATCCGCCCCACATTATCCTGTTATTGTAACAACGGCGAAATTAGCAGAACAACACCAACAACCATAAGAATAATGCCTAAGATTGCCAGTATATCAGATACGCTTTCTTTAGTATGGTTCAATTTAAGTCTAAAAGTCAAAAGAGCACCTGATACAATAAGAAGACCGCCAACAATAGCCTTTATAATAGCCATTTAACGCCTCCTTTTACCCTGCTGCTTTTTTGCAGAGCAACTATTCTGTTAAATGTTTTTATTAAACCTTTACACAAAACAGTTTCCCATCAATAAGTCTTTCTGCCTTAACTGTAACCACTCTATTATTAGCAATTCTCTTTTCACTAAAAAAAACAGGAATATAGTTTGAAGAATACCCAAAAACATTCTCACCCTTCTTCTTTTCAACAAGAACATCCAGAAAACTACCAATAAACCTTTCCTTTGTTCTGTTACTTATTTTTTCAGACAATTCACACAATGCCTTTTCTCTCTCTCTTTTAACCGACTCAGAGATATGGTTTTCCAATCTATATGCAAGGGTCTCTCTTCTTTTGGAATACCTAAATATATGAACCTTTAGGAATCCTATTTTTTCAATAGTTTCACAGGTAGAGATAAAATCATCTTCTGTTTCTCCTGGAAAACCCACCATTGCATCTGTTGTAAAAGTAACACCATCTATTTTCTTCCTTGCAAGAGCAACTCTTTCAATATAATCCGAAAAAGTATACCTTCTCCTCATTAGAGCCAATATATTATCAGAACCACTCTGCA encodes the following:
- a CDS encoding excinuclease ABC subunit UvrC, which encodes MNQVLKKRLKNLKDIPGVYLMKDQQGEIIYVGKASSLKSRVSSYFYGKKADSKTFILSLNIKDFEVIPVASEAEALILENQLIKKYQPKYNVDLKDGKSYPLVKLSAGDYPSISVVREIERDDKSVYYGPFTDAKLLREIVRFIRIYYPIRNCNKDIEKSSSKVCTQYHIKKCSGPCERKISKDEYSWLILGIKAFFEGDYKNFENLLKKWLDDAVGRLDFEEANEIKKRLFLLDRMKSKFPLRSEKELLSYGETNVLEKLTKTLNLKKIPYIIEGFDVSNITGTFATAAKVVFKGGFSDKSGYRKYKLCFNKNIDDYRMIEEVLERRFLSEKDIQVPDLILIDGGKGHLNVATQVLRKLKLEIPIISLAEENENIYTQLNKEPIILPDDSPERHLLERVRNEAHRFALSYHRRLRVKNVKVFFLDDISGIGETRKERIKQAFPDITSLVKTDLDKLKEIGIPSIAAEEIIRRAKKFWG
- a CDS encoding DUF1844 domain-containing protein, with product MKEGLFTFVITFFSGWGWQSLGKVANPASGEIERNLDLAKHTIDILEMLREKTEGNITEEEKTFLNGVIAELQINYVDEVKKADKKDDVKDNESSSKEETKES